In Zingiber officinale cultivar Zhangliang chromosome 1A, Zo_v1.1, whole genome shotgun sequence, a genomic segment contains:
- the LOC122037819 gene encoding photosystem I reaction center subunit VI, chloroplastic-like, which produces MASLTAVAAVQPATVKGLAGSSFGGKRLAVKPSRLAPSRANLRSGAVVAKYGENSVYFDLDDIGNTTGQWDVYGTDASSPYNSLQSKFFETFAAPFTKRGLLLKFLLLGGAFTIAYLGSTASGDLLPIKKGPQLPPTIGPRDKI; this is translated from the exons ATGGCCTCCCTCACTGCCGTAGCAGCCGTGCAACCGGCGACCGTGAAGGGCCTCGCCGGGAGCTCCTTCGGCGGCAAGCGGCTCGCCGTCAAGCCCTCCCGCCTCGCCCCCTCTCGCGCCAACCTCAG GTCCGGCGCGGTGGTAGCCAAGTACGGCGAGAACAGCGTGTACTTTGACCTCGATGACATTGGCAACACCACCGGGCAGTGGGACGTCTACGGAACCGATGCCTCCTCGCCTTACAACTCTCTTCAG AGCAAGTTCTTCGAGACGTTTGCAGCTCCTTTCACCAAGAGAGGTCTGTTGCTAAAGTTCTTGCTTCTAGGTGGTGCCTTCACGATAGCGTACCTGGGTTCCACTGCCTCGGGCGACCTGCTTCCCATCAAGAAAGGCCCTCAGCTACCACCAACAATAGGCCCTCGTGACAAGATTTAA